The window TTTAATTACTGTTTACCACCATAATAGATATAAAGTACACAGGGTGTGTAACACACCTAACCTTTTCCGACTCAGATTACTATTCATCAATTGAAACATATCCTTTTTTATTCAACATGCAGGATCTAAGGACAATGCAGCACATGCTTAGCAATATGAGAAAACACTCAAACATAGAATAGAGAGTAATCTATACTCAACCGAGAGAGGACGAAACAGGGTTTTCGCAAACAAACAATACTCCTTGATCAAACCCAATTCCCTTAAACCAAAGGAAGAAGAGTGATTCAGTAATTGAAACGTCAAGCCTCAACGGCCAAACCCATAACCTATTTACCTAACAGGATCAACTCCTCCAAGCCACAAAGTTTCCAACTTTATCTAATAAGTAGaaacaaaaagatcaaaactttacTAGCGACCCAGAAAAGGAAACGacacagagagagagacgtGAAAAGCGAAGTTGAGCTATCAGAACAAAAACTTACGCACAACTTGTTTGTTCAAGGCGGTGGAAATTCTATGGAAAGAGAAGAGCGAATTGAtcgatggagaagaagagaagaatgaAATTGGGTTTGCGTGGAGGAAGAGAGGAGTGAATAAAATATTGATCCTTTATACTTGGACGACTTGTTTTCGATTATgggctttcttcttcttctacttcttcttcttgcttgcCGATACTCTTTACCAAAGCAAAATCAACTTTGTAATTTCTTACTCTTTTCTGACGACACGATTAAATTTATTACTTTGtaggtttttatattttttattgtgatatattaaaaacaatttaaatgaTTTATCTGATGGTCTAGTTGTTTTTTAGTAGGCTATCGGCCCAGTTCTGTAAATCAAACCGCAACAAAATGATCGTTGAAttctttttgattaaattttatagcTCAATTTTTGTCTCCCAACAATTACAGTACACAATTTTTCAAACTACCataaaatagcaattttttacaatattaaaaataatagttttacgCATATGACATTTACCattctatttatttatagaaacatAAGTGAACGAGTCTAAATCTTTCACGTATTAGATgagcaaaaaaatggaaatttttcaaaattagatTCGGTTAAAGCGGGACATAATAAAGTGAATTGCTTAAATTAGCTATTTTAGctatatatatgcatgttaccaaaacaaaaaaatacatcaCCTTTCCTTTTAGAGTTTAAAATCATTATCAATTCACTTCTGTCATATATGATGAAGCAAACCCCTCAACTCTCGTTTACAGTTTTTACTATCTTCATCATTCTTGTGCTaggtttgtatttatattttaagtttatcTTAACATTTACATATACTCGTTATAAAATAAACTGATCATGAATAAtgtgattttgatatttttaaaatatcattcagGCTGTATTTTGTAAAATACATCATAATTTATATAGTGTAGAAGTTGTTATTTCAAGTATCTCTTTTATGTAAATTTCATAACATACATAAAAGCTAGAAAACCAagtttagaggtttttgtataaatatatatggtcTTCATAATTTATGAAGATCTATAATATAGAAATGGTTCCACATATTTCCACTTTTTATCATCTatctttcagtttttttttaaaacatataaatttggtAACATGTGTTTTTCATAACTATAAATGCCcttttaagtagatttataatatatataatgttatatttGTACATTTTTGTAGTAATATGTTActtttccaaaaaataaaataattaaaaacatattcaTATGTTATTCTCACTTTATCAGTAATATTCAGAAATTATTCAGAGTATATCTtcaccaaagaaaacaaaatttgctgattaaatcatatatatgctcttttcttctttacttcaatctctatttttatatattagtaatgattcttaaaataaaaaattttaatcagtttttcgaataaataaattttatatttgtgttagaAAAGTTATTTTCcagagaaagagaaaataagtattttttttatttgactaCAAAATCTGATATTATATATTCAATAGGAACGATGGCAAGAAAAGGGCAAATTGTGTGATCAAATACAACTCCCTGTAAACAAAGATGGGTTGTGTGTTGATTCTGAATGCCAAAATAAGTGTCGCGAGTCAAAAGGACCGAAGGGGATGAGTAAATGTTTTGGGTCAAAAGCCAAAAAATCTTTGAATTTCTATTGCGGAATTCCTTGTTAACGTGCTGGTTAAGTATGGTGAATAAATATGATGCTTAACTATGATATcgttgaagtatttttttttctcagttttTTTTCCTGTACTAGAAAAacactataatatttttattggaaGCCTTATAATAAAGTATTGAAATGTTTGTTTCGGATTTGTTGCATTATATATAATAAggaataacataaattttaatcaaGACACAATGGTTTAGTATAATCAGTGaacttttaactttttattgtaTTTAGTTAATTCCGGCCAATTGAACTTAATATCTTGTTCACTTACTTTTTCTATTTGGGCTAAAATAATATTACCGTCCACAAAAATAAGAATCTGAAAGTAAAAATTAACTttctgatttttatttaaatatatcaatgACAAAGCATTCTTTAAAATCCAACTCCAGTGAAAACATCGTACGTTACTGAAGGAAAGAAAGACAAGTGAAAAACGAATAATTAATCCCCTAGacattatttgagaag is drawn from Brassica rapa cultivar Chiifu-401-42 chromosome A05, CAAS_Brap_v3.01, whole genome shotgun sequence and contains these coding sequences:
- the LOC103848124 gene encoding defensin-like protein 147, with product MLPKQKNTSPFLLEFKIIINSLLSYMMKQTPQLSFTVFTIFIILVLGLYLYFKFILTFTYTRYKERWQEKGKLCDQIQLPVNKDGLCVDSECQNKCRESKGPKGMSKCFGSKAKKSLNFYCGIPC